The genomic window TCGGCACCGCCCCACACAAAAATCCGTTTTTCGTGGTTTTTCGTCACGCAGAACCAGCATATCACCGATGTGGATCTGAACACTGAAGACCACGGTTCGGACATCTTCGTCTACAGCACCCTCAACAACGGCGGGGATCCCTGGCCGAAAGGCGCTTTCAGGGTGGAGATTTTCGTTGATGACAGAACCGACCCCGACCAGATCATAGACTTCGAGGTCGAATAGGACTGCAGCCTTCACACCGTGGCACCAGGGGAATTCCCCTGGTGCCACGGTGTTTTCGTCGCCGCTAGACGGAACGTTCGTTCATCCGGAAGGCGAAGGCCGCAAGGATGGCTGCACCGGAGGGAAGGACGTCGTCGTTCACGTTGAATCTGGGATTGTGGTGCTGGTTGCCCGTTCCCTTCGTCTCGTCCGCTATGCCCAGGAAGACGTAGGCGGCGGGGACCTTTTCGCCGTAGTAGCTGAAATCCTCGGACCCCATGGCCACGGGGACTTCCTCGATGTTTTCCTCTCCGAGCATCTCGACGGCGGCGGAGCGCATCACCGCCGTCACTTCCGGGTCGTTCACCGTGACAGGGTAGATAGGCGTATAGGTCAGTTCCGCGGTGCATCTCATGGCGGCGCAGATGCCGTCTGCTACCCGTTTCATGATGCCCTCCATCTGGGCCCGCACTTCCCGGCTGGTGGTCCGCACGTTTCCGGCCACTCTCGCCGTATCGGGGATGATGTTGACCGCCGTACCCGCTTCCATTTTGCCCACGCTGAGAACCACCGTCTCCTGGGGATCCATCTCCCTGCTCACCACCGTCTGGAGGGTCGAGATCACCGTGGCGGCCGTCACTGTGGGGTCAACGGCCTTGTGGGGCATGGCCCCGTGGCCGCCCTTCCCCTGGATCTTGAGGTCCCAGATGTCGGCGGAGGCCATGACGGGCCCCACCCGGCAGCCCAGCGTCCCCGCCGGGAGCAGGGACCAGACATGGAGCCCTCCCACTGCGTCGACGCCATCCAGGGCGCCTTCCTCGATCATTTTCGGGGCGCCCGAGTTGTACCCCGCCTCCTCGGCGGGCTGGAAGAGAAAGCGGACCGTGCCGGAGAGCTCGTCCTTCATGGAGGCGAGAATCTCCGCCGCGCCCAGGAGGATGGCGGTATGGGCGTCGTGGCCGCAGGCGTGCATGACGCCAGGACGGGTGGAGCGGTAGGGAAGGTCGTTTTCTTCCTCGAGGGGAAGGGCGTCCATGTCGCCCCTCAGGGCAACGCACGGCCCCGGCTTCGCACCCCGGAGGTCCGCAGCTACGCCGCATTCCGTGCCGCCGAAGCCTCTCCGGATGTTCTCAAGGCCAAGGTCCCGGAGGTATTTCTCCACGAAGAGAGATGTCTCCTTTTCCTGCCAGGGGAGTTCGGGGTTGGCGTGGAATTTCCGCCTCAATTCCGTGAGCTTCCCGGAAAGGGAAGCAGCTTTTTCCATGATCGGTGAAACAGTCATAATGACGGTTCTCTCCTTTCTCATTGTACCGTTCGCTGTTTTCATCCCTTCGTTCAGGCGGAGAGGCTCCTCCGCCGAATTTCTCCCTTGCTGTTCAGCCCTTCACCGAAATGAGCCAGATTCCCGCCAGGATAGCCGCCATGCCCGCAAGGCGCCAGAGGGTAACCTGTTCCGAAAAGAAGATCACGGACACGCCCAGGACCAGCAGGAACACCAGCCCGGCCATAAAGGGATAGGCCAGGGAAAGGTCGGTCCTCGTCAGCGCCGCGCTGAGAAAGATGAAGGATATGCCGAAACATCCCACCCCCGCCACAGCCCAGGGATTGAAGACGATGCGGAGCACCGCGTTCACCGCCCCGCCGTCGAGAAGGTCCTTCTGGTGGCCGAAAGCCAGCTTCATGAGGGTATTCGCCGAGGCGTTGAAGACCGCCGATCCGGCAAGGAGCAAAAACGTCAGCCTGTCCATGGACATACCTC from Aminivibrio pyruvatiphilus includes these protein-coding regions:
- a CDS encoding DMT family transporter; its protein translation is MDRLTFLLLAGSAVFNASANTLMKLAFGHQKDLLDGGAVNAVLRIVFNPWAVAGVGCFGISFIFLSAALTRTDLSLAYPFMAGLVFLLVLGVSVIFFSEQVTLWRLAGMAAILAGIWLISVKG
- a CDS encoding M20 metallopeptidase family protein; translation: MEKAASLSGKLTELRRKFHANPELPWQEKETSLFVEKYLRDLGLENIRRGFGGTECGVAADLRGAKPGPCVALRGDMDALPLEEENDLPYRSTRPGVMHACGHDAHTAILLGAAEILASMKDELSGTVRFLFQPAEEAGYNSGAPKMIEEGALDGVDAVGGLHVWSLLPAGTLGCRVGPVMASADIWDLKIQGKGGHGAMPHKAVDPTVTAATVISTLQTVVSREMDPQETVVLSVGKMEAGTAVNIIPDTARVAGNVRTTSREVRAQMEGIMKRVADGICAAMRCTAELTYTPIYPVTVNDPEVTAVMRSAAVEMLGEENIEEVPVAMGSEDFSYYGEKVPAAYVFLGIADETKGTGNQHHNPRFNVNDDVLPSGAAILAAFAFRMNERSV